From Chelatococcus sp. YT9, a single genomic window includes:
- the recO gene encoding DNA repair protein RecO, whose protein sequence is MQWQDDGIIIGVKRHGEGSVILELMTKAHGRHLGLVRGGRSPRQQATLQAGNRVDAVWRARIEEQLGTYAVEAVKLNTARFLGAPAALYGLASAAALLRLLPERDPHPGLFEALGVLVDHLDDARIAPALLVRFELEMLAELGFGLDLGACAATGTTSELVYVSPKSGRAVSAVAGAPYHERLLALPGFLREDRSRDHPTNAEVVAGFTLTGYFLRRHVFAPRSIAWPEARDLFVAQLKD, encoded by the coding sequence ATGCAGTGGCAGGATGATGGTATCATTATAGGGGTCAAGCGTCACGGCGAAGGGAGCGTCATCCTGGAACTGATGACGAAGGCCCATGGACGGCATCTAGGCCTTGTTCGCGGCGGCCGCTCGCCGCGCCAGCAGGCCACCCTGCAGGCTGGCAATCGGGTGGATGCGGTCTGGCGCGCGCGCATCGAGGAGCAGCTCGGCACCTATGCGGTTGAGGCCGTGAAGCTGAACACGGCGCGCTTCCTCGGCGCGCCCGCTGCACTTTACGGTCTGGCGTCCGCCGCGGCGTTGCTACGGCTTTTGCCGGAGCGCGATCCTCACCCGGGCTTGTTCGAGGCGCTGGGCGTCCTTGTCGACCATCTGGACGACGCGCGAATTGCGCCGGCGCTGCTTGTGCGGTTCGAGCTCGAGATGCTGGCCGAGCTCGGGTTTGGGCTCGATCTCGGAGCCTGCGCCGCGACGGGGACCACGTCCGAACTCGTCTATGTGTCACCGAAATCGGGACGGGCGGTCTCTGCCGTGGCCGGGGCGCCTTATCACGAGCGCCTGCTCGCACTGCCGGGATTTCTCCGAGAAGATCGCTCACGGGATCACCCCACCAATGCCGAGGTCGTCGCGGGTTTCACCCTGACCGGCTATTTCCTGCGGCGGCATGTCTTCGCCCCCAGGAGCATTGCCTGGCCCGAGGCCCGCGATCTTTTCGTCGCGCAGCTCAAGGATTGA
- a CDS encoding lytic murein transglycosylase produces the protein MPSAKLRRVSLSSLLSALPILLFTSLSPAQAQSNAGCQTSGSFEGFIASFRQQAASQGVSPRGLAALDGVTFDPAVVRQDRRQGHFRQSFEQFSQRMVPPYRVQKGSGLLKRHAGLLRQIEQRYGVQPAIIVAIWGLETDFGGNMGKLPAIRSIATLAYDCRRSDMFRAQLLDALRVVDRGDLHPSEMRGAWAGEIGQTQFMASSYYRYAVDFDGDGRRDLIRSVPDVLASTANFLKGHGWVAGGSWEPGSANSEVLRQWNRAAVYSRTIGYFASRLEGTRAASN, from the coding sequence ATGCCATCGGCCAAACTGCGTCGAGTTTCACTGTCTTCCCTCCTTTCTGCCCTCCCCATCTTGCTGTTCACATCCTTGAGCCCCGCGCAGGCGCAATCCAATGCGGGCTGTCAGACCTCGGGCAGTTTCGAGGGCTTTATCGCCAGCTTCCGTCAGCAGGCGGCAAGCCAAGGCGTCTCCCCGCGGGGTTTGGCAGCGCTTGACGGCGTCACCTTTGATCCCGCCGTTGTACGCCAGGACCGGCGGCAGGGCCATTTTCGCCAGAGCTTCGAGCAGTTTTCCCAGCGCATGGTTCCACCTTATCGCGTTCAGAAGGGCTCGGGCCTCCTGAAGCGGCATGCCGGCCTGCTGCGGCAGATCGAGCAGCGTTATGGCGTCCAGCCAGCGATCATCGTAGCCATCTGGGGGCTGGAGACCGATTTCGGCGGCAACATGGGCAAACTGCCGGCGATACGGTCCATCGCCACCCTTGCCTATGACTGCCGGCGCTCCGACATGTTCCGCGCCCAGCTTCTCGACGCGCTCCGGGTTGTCGATCGCGGCGATCTGCATCCCTCCGAAATGCGCGGCGCCTGGGCTGGAGAAATAGGCCAGACCCAGTTCATGGCCAGCTCCTATTACCGCTACGCGGTGGATTTCGACGGCGATGGCCGCCGCGACCTGATTCGCAGCGTGCCCGACGTCCTGGCCTCAACCGCCAATTTCCTGAAAGGGCATGGATGGGTTGCAGGCGGCTCCTGGGAGCCAGGCTCCGCGAATTCGGAAGTGCTGAGGCAGTGGAACCGGGCGGCCGTCTATTCGCGCACGATCGGCTATTTCGCCTCCCGGCTCGAAGGTACGCGCGCCGCCTCGAATTGA
- a CDS encoding amino acid ABC transporter ATP-binding protein translates to MATATAPQTSARLKPTPLKGEVAVEMVDVHKWYGEFHVLRDINLKVTRGERIVICGPSGSGKSTMIRCINRLEEHQRGSIVVDGIELTNDLKRIDEVRRDVGMVFQHFNLFPHLTILENCTLAPIWVRKMPKKQAEEVAMHYLTRVKIPEQANKYPGQLSGGQQQRVAIARSLCMNPKIMLFDEPTSALDPEMVKEVLDTMVGLAEEGMTMLCVTHEMGFARQVANRVIFMDAGQIVEMNTPNEFFANPQHERTKLFLSQILH, encoded by the coding sequence ATGGCCACTGCAACTGCCCCTCAGACATCTGCCCGTTTGAAGCCGACACCGCTGAAAGGTGAGGTGGCGGTCGAGATGGTCGACGTGCACAAGTGGTATGGTGAATTCCATGTGCTCAGGGACATCAATCTCAAGGTCACCCGCGGCGAGCGCATCGTGATCTGCGGGCCATCAGGCTCGGGCAAATCGACGATGATTCGCTGCATCAACCGTCTCGAAGAGCATCAGCGCGGTTCGATTGTCGTCGACGGGATAGAGCTCACGAACGATCTCAAGCGCATCGATGAGGTGCGGAGGGACGTCGGCATGGTGTTCCAGCACTTCAATCTCTTCCCGCATCTGACAATCCTCGAGAACTGCACGCTCGCGCCGATCTGGGTTCGCAAGATGCCCAAGAAGCAGGCCGAGGAAGTGGCTATGCACTATCTCACGCGCGTGAAGATCCCGGAGCAGGCCAATAAATATCCAGGTCAGCTCTCGGGCGGTCAGCAGCAGCGTGTGGCCATTGCCCGCTCGCTCTGCATGAACCCCAAGATCATGCTGTTCGACGAGCCGACCTCCGCGCTTGATCCTGAAATGGTCAAGGAGGTTCTCGACACCATGGTTGGGCTTGCCGAAGAAGGCATGACCATGCTGTGTGTCACCCACGAGATGGGCTTCGCGCGGCAGGTTGCCAACCGCGTCATCTTCATGGATGCGGGACAGATTGTCGAAATGAACACGCCCAACGAGTTCTTCGCCAATCCGCAGCACGAGCGTACGAAGCTGTTCCTCAGTCAAATCCTGCACTAA